In Vagococcus luciliae, one genomic interval encodes:
- the yqeH gene encoding ribosome biogenesis GTPase YqeH translates to MTDELKCIGCGSTIQTEDANKIGYTPQSALEKGLESGELYCQRCFRLRHYNEIQDVDLTDGDFLALLNKIGDVDALIVNVVDIFDFNGSLIPGLHRFVGDNPVLLVGNKADILPKSLKKPRLIQWMKERSHEAGLRPVDVTLTSAKRKQDISDLLELIDKYRDGRDVYIVGVTNVGKSTLINEIIRQSAGVDNVITTSQFPGTTLDLIEIPFEDGSCLIDTPGIIHRHQMAHYLGKKDLRLVSPTKEIKPKVYQLNDGQTLFLGGLARFDVIQGEKMGFIAYVSNELVLHRTKLATASEFYEKHVGGLLQPPRENEVADFPELVRFEFSVKEKTDLVFAGLGWVTIPKPCVVAGWAPKGVDVIIRKALI, encoded by the coding sequence ATGACTGATGAACTAAAATGTATAGGGTGTGGTTCAACTATACAAACAGAAGACGCAAATAAAATAGGATACACACCACAATCTGCTTTGGAAAAAGGATTAGAATCAGGAGAACTGTATTGCCAACGTTGTTTTCGCTTAAGACACTATAACGAAATTCAAGATGTGGATTTAACAGATGGTGATTTTCTAGCATTGTTAAATAAAATAGGTGACGTGGATGCATTAATTGTCAATGTTGTGGATATTTTTGATTTTAATGGAAGTTTAATTCCAGGTTTACATCGATTTGTTGGTGATAATCCTGTTCTTTTAGTTGGAAACAAAGCGGATATTTTACCTAAATCACTTAAAAAACCACGCTTAATTCAATGGATGAAGGAACGCTCTCACGAAGCTGGTTTACGACCAGTAGATGTGACGTTGACTAGTGCTAAACGTAAGCAAGATATAAGTGATTTACTTGAGTTGATTGATAAGTATCGTGATGGTAGAGATGTGTATATAGTAGGTGTAACAAATGTTGGTAAATCAACATTAATCAATGAAATTATTAGACAATCAGCAGGTGTCGATAATGTTATTACAACGTCTCAATTTCCAGGAACAACACTTGATTTGATAGAAATTCCATTTGAAGATGGTAGTTGTTTAATTGATACACCTGGAATCATTCATCGTCATCAGATGGCGCATTATCTTGGAAAAAAAGATTTACGATTAGTGTCACCAACTAAAGAAATCAAGCCAAAAGTGTATCAATTAAATGATGGGCAAACACTTTTTTTAGGAGGATTAGCTCGTTTTGATGTGATTCAAGGTGAAAAAATGGGATTTATTGCTTATGTTTCAAATGAACTAGTTCTTCATCGGACAAAGCTTGCAACGGCAAGTGAATTTTATGAAAAACATGTTGGAGGATTACTACAACCACCGAGAGAAAATGAAGTAGCAGATTTTCCAGAGTTGGTTCGTTTTGAATTTTCAGTGAAAGAAAAAACAGATTTAGTTTTTGCAGGACTTGG
- a CDS encoding YqeG family HAD IIIA-type phosphatase — MFNQYKPTWMVDRIYNITPVQLKSKGIDAVLTDLDNTLIAWNNPDGTPELLEWIQCMKEANIPVIVVSNNKESRIKKAVENLGLDYVSRAMKPFSKGFKEVEKRYDLPAKHLVMIGDQLMTDVKGANSAGIRTILVKPIVETDAWNTRINRAMETKIMSYLLKKHPDMKWRTSLND, encoded by the coding sequence ATGTTTAATCAATATAAACCAACGTGGATGGTAGATAGAATTTATAATATTACACCTGTTCAGTTGAAATCAAAAGGAATTGATGCCGTCTTAACAGATTTGGATAATACGTTGATTGCTTGGAACAATCCTGATGGAACACCTGAACTACTTGAGTGGATTCAATGTATGAAAGAAGCAAATATACCAGTGATTGTTGTTTCTAACAATAAAGAATCTCGCATTAAAAAAGCTGTTGAAAATTTAGGTCTTGATTATGTATCACGTGCGATGAAACCTTTTAGCAAAGGGTTTAAAGAAGTTGAAAAACGCTATGATTTGCCAGCAAAACACTTAGTCATGATAGGAGATCAATTGATGACTGACGTTAAAGGAGCAAATAGTGCAGGGATTCGAACTATTTTAGTGAAACCAATTGTTGAAACGGATGCATGGAATACACGTATTAATCGTGCGATGGAAACGAAAATCATGTCGTATTTATTAAAGAAACATCCAGATATGAAATGGAGGACGTCATTAAATGACTGA
- a CDS encoding CAP domain-containing protein has protein sequence MFNKKTILKSVCISALTLGIGLSCSQGVKANEKGWIANTPDMIQIDEFQSEYIIKWGDTLSAISIKTGISIDTIVKANNINNPNLIYVGDKLVFNWDKKTVSYVTSDGKVLGTTPIEKNSFTNQTKQIKGTTSKTVKPTNSVKPTNPVEPTNPVEPTNPVEPTNPVEPTNPVEPTNPVEPTNPVEPTNPVEPTNPVEPTNPVEPTNPVEPTNPVEPTNPVEPTNPVEPTNPVEPTNPVEPTNPVEPTNPVEPTNPVEPTNPVEPTNPVEPTNIASQTMLDLVNQHRKNHGLNALVLSNRLTEATDIRAKENTHEFSHTRPNNTSWETVLDDINYETKAGRENIAWNQNVDESDEFIADYFFNQWKKSDGHNANMLGSENTDLGFSFTKDGDRVYGVQIFTSGEVNPKNNEANNTSTNTTEEDKNTNSTIEEDNIVQNNEQSTTQSPSLDNDEATDSVNSSDNQ, from the coding sequence ATGTTTAACAAAAAAACAATTCTTAAAAGTGTATGTATTTCTGCATTAACTTTAGGAATTGGTTTATCATGTTCACAAGGTGTCAAAGCTAATGAAAAAGGTTGGATAGCAAACACTCCAGATATGATTCAAATCGATGAATTTCAATCTGAGTATATTATTAAATGGGGAGATACATTATCTGCTATTAGTATTAAAACTGGAATTAGCATTGATACTATAGTTAAAGCAAATAATATTAACAATCCTAATTTAATTTATGTTGGAGATAAATTAGTCTTTAATTGGGATAAAAAAACAGTAAGTTATGTTACTTCTGATGGAAAAGTACTGGGAACTACACCAATTGAAAAAAATTCTTTCACAAATCAAACTAAACAAATTAAAGGAACTACTTCAAAAACAGTTAAACCAACTAACTCAGTTAAACCAACTAATCCTGTTGAACCAACTAATCCTGTTGAACCAACTAATCCTGTTGAACCAACTAACCCTGTTGAACCAACTAATCCTGTTGAACCAACTAATCCTGTTGAACCAACTAACCCTGTTGAACCAACTAATCCTGTTGAACCAACTAATCCTGTTGAACCAACTAATCCTGTTGAACCAACTAACCCTGTTGAACCAACTAACCCTGTTGAACCAACTAATCCTGTTGAACCAACTAATCCTGTTGAACCAACTAATCCTGTTGAACCAACTAACCCTGTTGAACCAACTAATCCTGTTGAACCAACTAATCCTGTTGAACCAACTAATCCTGTTGAACCAACTAATCCTGTTGAACCAACTAATCCTGTTGAACCAACTAATATAGCTTCACAAACTATGCTAGATCTTGTTAATCAACATAGAAAAAATCATGGATTAAATGCTCTAGTACTATCAAATCGATTAACTGAAGCAACTGATATTCGTGCTAAAGAAAATACTCATGAATTTTCACATACTCGTCCTAACAACACAAGTTGGGAAACAGTCCTAGATGATATTAATTATGAAACAAAAGCTGGGAGAGAAAATATTGCTTGGAATCAAAATGTAGATGAAAGTGATGAATTTATCGCAGATTATTTCTTTAATCAATGGAAAAAAAGTGATGGTCACAACGCTAACATGCTTGGTTCTGAAAATACAGATTTAGGTTTTAGTTTCACTAAAGATGGAGACCGTGTATATGGTGTTCAAATATTTACTAGTGGTGAAGTAAACCCTAAAAATAATGAAGCAAATAATACTTCAACTAACACAACGGAAGAAGATAAGAATACAAATAGCACCATAGAAGAAGATAATATTGTTCAAAATAACGAACAATCTACAACTCAATCTCCTTCATTAGATAATGATGAAGCAACTGATTCAGTTAATTCATCTGATAACCAATAA
- a CDS encoding bacteriocin immunity protein — translation MTKKANSQDILDMINELLTKELTNKEKNIFVQAKLALESKHYLPRVTADLRSSLTPLAMSNQLSKETGELYLTITNYPYTNNNLGGGLISVFGNNLK, via the coding sequence ATGACCAAAAAAGCAAATAGTCAAGACATTTTAGACATGATTAACGAACTATTAACTAAAGAGTTAACTAATAAAGAAAAAAATATTTTTGTCCAAGCAAAACTTGCGTTAGAGTCTAAACATTATCTGCCAAGAGTCACAGCAGACTTACGAAGTTCACTGACTCCTTTGGCTATGAGTAACCAATTATCAAAAGAAACAGGAGAATTATATTTAACGATAACTAACTATCCATATACTAATAATAATTTAGGTGGCGGATTAATCAGCGTTTTTGGTAATAATCTAAAATAA
- the purD gene encoding phosphoribosylamine--glycine ligase, which produces MKRKLLVIGSGGREHAISKKLLQSPLVEAVYCLPGNAGMIIDGIQLVDGNESDQEFIVSFCQDNEISWVFVGPEVPLIDGLVDFLGTKGIKAFGPKKNAAIIEGSKDFAKQLMVKYDIPTANYETFTNRDDAIHYLSTQELPIVIKADGLAAGKGVVIAETIEEAIQAVDDNLLNNIFDSEEPKIVIEEFLVGKEFSLLSFVGKSFVYPMVAAKDHKAIFDGDKGPNTGGMGVYSPVPYVTDSVYQESLSKIVYPTVDAMKKEGRDFQGILYTGLILTKDGPKVIEYNARFGDPETQVLLERLETDLVEVIESIFDDKSTKVSWKDTGFDLGVVVSAKGYPNSYEKGKPLNIDATNKAVNIFFAGVASKNDSLISNGGRVFMAESSGATLEKARGKVYGWLSEQQLTDFYYRTDIGK; this is translated from the coding sequence ATGAAAAGAAAACTATTGGTAATTGGTAGTGGTGGACGTGAGCATGCAATTAGTAAAAAATTATTACAAAGTCCACTAGTTGAAGCAGTCTATTGTTTACCAGGAAACGCTGGAATGATAATAGATGGGATTCAGTTAGTAGATGGAAACGAAAGTGATCAAGAATTTATTGTATCATTTTGTCAGGATAACGAGATTAGTTGGGTATTTGTCGGACCTGAAGTCCCTTTAATAGATGGATTAGTCGATTTTTTAGGGACAAAAGGGATAAAAGCGTTTGGGCCTAAAAAAAATGCAGCCATTATTGAAGGTTCAAAAGATTTTGCTAAACAACTAATGGTAAAATATGATATTCCAACGGCAAATTATGAAACGTTTACCAATAGAGATGACGCAATTCATTATCTATCAACACAAGAATTACCGATTGTCATCAAAGCAGATGGTTTAGCTGCAGGTAAGGGTGTTGTGATTGCAGAAACCATTGAAGAAGCAATACAAGCTGTAGATGATAATTTGTTAAATAATATTTTTGATAGTGAAGAACCAAAAATTGTGATAGAAGAATTTTTAGTTGGTAAAGAATTCTCTCTCTTGTCATTTGTTGGAAAATCTTTTGTGTATCCAATGGTTGCAGCTAAAGATCACAAAGCTATTTTTGATGGAGACAAAGGACCAAACACAGGTGGGATGGGTGTATATAGTCCTGTACCATATGTGACAGATTCAGTGTATCAAGAGTCATTGTCAAAAATAGTTTACCCTACAGTAGACGCGATGAAAAAAGAAGGAAGAGATTTTCAAGGGATTTTATATACAGGATTAATATTGACAAAAGATGGTCCGAAAGTAATAGAGTATAATGCTCGCTTTGGAGATCCTGAAACACAAGTCTTGCTTGAAAGATTAGAAACAGATTTAGTTGAAGTAATCGAATCTATTTTTGATGATAAATCAACGAAAGTTTCTTGGAAAGATACTGGATTTGACTTAGGTGTTGTTGTCTCTGCAAAAGGCTATCCAAATAGTTATGAAAAAGGAAAACCTTTAAACATTGATGCAACGAATAAAGCAGTGAATATTTTCTTTGCAGGGGTTGCAAGTAAAAATGATTCTCTTATCTCAAATGGTGGTCGAGTATTTATGGCTGAAAGTAGTGGAGCAACACTCGAAAAAGCGAGAGGAAAAGTATATGGTTGGTTATCTGAGCAACAGTTAACTGATTTTTATTATAGAACAGATATTGGAAAATAA
- the purH gene encoding bifunctional phosphoribosylaminoimidazolecarboxamide formyltransferase/IMP cyclohydrolase encodes MSKKRALISVYDKTGVADFAKELVKLGYDIISTGGTKRILESEGIKCLSVEEVTKFPEMLDGRVKTLHPFIHGGLLARRDNSEHMNTLKEHHIEMIDLVCINLYPFKETIAQPNVTQNEAIEQIDIGGPSMLRSAAKNFASVTVVVDSSDYEVILNELSEAGDTTLKTRQSLAAKVFATTSDYDASIANYLSEENDEKGLPNQLSLNYTKVDTLRYGENNHQKAYFYQSDDNQSEIGIGTAKQLHGKELSYNNYKDANAAIHLVKEFDEPTVVAVKHMNPCGVGFGKTIHEAYSLAYESDPISIFGGVLAFNREIDADLAESLNQLFLEIIIAPSFTADALEILEKKKNRRLLQLDTTKPNQSEWELVSVSGGLLVQESDTKSDDETEWTVVTDTLPTVEDIDALKKMWLVVKSVKSNAIVVGNARHTLGIGAGQMNRVGSVKLAVDQAGNLAKGAVLASDAFFPMPDSVEYAAKHGIKAIIHPGGSVKDQESIDVANEYGIAMIVTGTRHFKH; translated from the coding sequence ATGTCTAAAAAGCGTGCACTCATTAGCGTTTATGATAAAACTGGTGTAGCAGATTTTGCAAAAGAGTTAGTTAAGTTAGGGTATGACATTATTTCAACTGGCGGAACAAAACGAATACTTGAATCTGAGGGGATTAAGTGTTTGAGTGTGGAAGAAGTAACGAAGTTTCCAGAGATGCTTGATGGACGAGTCAAAACACTGCATCCATTTATTCATGGTGGATTATTAGCTAGACGAGATAATTCAGAACACATGAACACATTAAAAGAACACCATATAGAGATGATTGATTTAGTGTGTATCAATTTGTACCCATTTAAAGAAACCATTGCTCAACCTAATGTGACACAAAATGAAGCGATTGAACAAATTGATATTGGTGGCCCGAGTATGTTACGAAGTGCCGCGAAAAACTTTGCTAGTGTGACGGTTGTTGTTGATAGTAGTGATTATGAGGTTATTTTAAATGAATTGAGTGAAGCAGGGGACACAACACTTAAAACAAGACAATCATTAGCAGCAAAAGTATTTGCAACCACATCAGACTATGATGCAAGCATCGCTAATTACTTGTCAGAAGAAAATGATGAAAAAGGGTTACCAAACCAATTGTCACTAAACTATACAAAAGTTGATACTTTAAGATACGGTGAAAACAATCATCAAAAAGCGTATTTCTACCAATCAGATGATAATCAATCAGAAATCGGAATAGGAACAGCAAAACAATTACATGGGAAAGAATTATCTTATAACAACTATAAAGATGCTAATGCAGCGATACATTTAGTCAAAGAATTTGATGAACCAACAGTGGTTGCTGTGAAACATATGAATCCATGTGGTGTTGGTTTTGGAAAAACGATACATGAAGCTTACAGCCTAGCTTATGAAAGTGATCCGATTTCGATTTTTGGTGGCGTACTAGCTTTTAATCGTGAAATTGATGCTGATTTGGCTGAAAGTTTAAATCAATTGTTTTTAGAAATTATTATTGCCCCAAGTTTTACAGCTGACGCTTTAGAGATATTAGAGAAAAAGAAAAATCGTCGTTTGCTTCAATTAGACACAACGAAACCAAACCAATCTGAGTGGGAATTAGTCAGTGTCTCAGGTGGTTTACTAGTGCAAGAGTCTGATACTAAAAGTGACGATGAGACAGAATGGACAGTTGTTACGGATACATTACCAACAGTTGAAGACATTGATGCATTGAAAAAAATGTGGTTAGTAGTTAAATCTGTAAAAAGTAATGCGATTGTTGTCGGTAACGCCCGTCATACATTAGGTATTGGTGCTGGACAAATGAATCGTGTCGGGTCAGTAAAATTGGCAGTTGATCAAGCAGGTAATTTAGCAAAAGGAGCTGTTTTAGCTAGTGATGCCTTTTTCCCTATGCCTGACAGTGTTGAATACGCAGCAAAACATGGGATAAAAGCAATTATACATCCAGGGGGCAGTGTGAAAGACCAAGAATCAATTGATGTAGCAAATGAGTATGGTATTGCAATGATTGTCACTGGAACAAGACATTTCAAACATTAA
- the purN gene encoding phosphoribosylglycinamide formyltransferase, giving the protein MRFAIFASGNGSNFEAIVKASQQGNIAGTLVCLFCDKKDAYVIERAKKYDVPYFVMEKKVHQTKEEYEQNILTMLENEEIDLIVLAGYMKIIGPTLLNQYKKKIINLHPSLLPKYPGNKSIKEAYESTDEKTGVTIHLVDEGVDTGPIIYQESLAINRELSLEEFEEEMHQLEHHVLPIILNQFILEEFKNV; this is encoded by the coding sequence ATGAGATTTGCCATTTTTGCTTCAGGAAACGGATCAAATTTTGAAGCAATAGTTAAAGCGAGTCAACAAGGAAATATTGCTGGAACATTGGTCTGTTTATTTTGTGATAAAAAAGATGCCTACGTGATTGAACGAGCAAAAAAGTATGATGTGCCTTATTTTGTGATGGAAAAAAAGGTACATCAGACAAAAGAAGAGTACGAACAAAACATTTTGACGATGCTAGAAAATGAAGAAATAGATCTCATTGTGTTAGCAGGCTATATGAAAATTATCGGCCCAACACTTTTGAATCAATATAAAAAGAAAATCATTAACTTGCATCCATCCTTATTACCAAAATATCCGGGAAATAAAAGCATAAAAGAAGCCTATGAAAGCACTGATGAAAAGACTGGTGTGACGATTCATTTAGTGGATGAAGGTGTGGATACTGGCCCAATTATCTATCAAGAAAGTTTAGCAATTAACCGTGAGCTTTCTTTAGAAGAATTTGAGGAAGAGATGCATCAATTAGAGCATCATGTATTACCAATTATTTTAAATCAATTTATCTTGGAGGAATTTAAGAATGTCTAA
- the purM gene encoding phosphoribosylformylglycinamidine cyclo-ligase — translation MSTAYEKSGVNVEAGYEVVERIKAHTKKTERLGMMSALGGFGGCFDLSQYDVKEPVLVSGTDGVGTKLMIAIEADKHDTIGIDCVAMCANDILAQGAEPLFFLDYIATGKTYPEKIEKIVEGVANGCVESKMALIGGETAEMPDMYGENDYDLAGFAVGLAEKSEIIDSSTISEGDVLIGIASSGIHSNGFSLVRQILFKDHDFSLDTVLDELNGKTLGDVLLTPTKLYIKSVLPLIKMQKIKGIAHITGGGFYENIPRMLPENISATITKGTWPVLPIFDCLQKLGNISEKDMFSTFNMGIGMVLAVDKRDAQTVLDYINDHDELAYTIGQVELGATGSVHIKGESR, via the coding sequence ATGTCAACAGCATATGAAAAATCAGGAGTCAATGTTGAAGCAGGATACGAAGTCGTAGAAAGAATTAAAGCTCACACAAAAAAAACAGAACGTTTAGGAATGATGAGTGCATTAGGTGGATTTGGTGGCTGCTTTGATTTAAGTCAGTATGATGTGAAAGAGCCCGTCCTTGTTTCTGGAACAGATGGTGTGGGAACAAAATTAATGATTGCCATTGAAGCAGACAAACATGACACAATTGGGATTGATTGTGTTGCGATGTGTGCAAACGACATTTTAGCTCAAGGAGCAGAACCCTTATTCTTTTTGGATTATATTGCAACAGGAAAAACCTATCCTGAAAAAATAGAAAAAATTGTTGAAGGTGTTGCTAATGGGTGTGTTGAATCTAAAATGGCCTTAATTGGTGGCGAAACAGCAGAAATGCCTGATATGTATGGTGAAAATGATTACGATTTAGCAGGGTTTGCAGTTGGGTTAGCAGAAAAATCAGAAATAATCGATTCATCGACTATTTCTGAAGGTGATGTATTAATCGGTATTGCATCAAGCGGGATTCATTCAAATGGTTTTTCTTTAGTTAGACAAATTTTATTTAAAGATCATGATTTTTCTTTAGACACAGTTTTGGATGAGTTAAATGGAAAAACTTTAGGTGATGTGTTATTAACGCCAACAAAACTTTACATAAAAAGTGTTTTACCATTAATTAAAATGCAAAAAATTAAAGGCATTGCTCATATTACTGGTGGAGGTTTCTATGAAAATATTCCTAGAATGTTACCAGAGAATATATCAGCCACTATAACAAAAGGCACGTGGCCAGTACTACCTATTTTTGATTGTTTACAAAAACTTGGAAATATCAGCGAAAAAGATATGTTTAGTACATTTAATATGGGAATTGGTATGGTACTAGCAGTTGATAAAAGAGATGCTCAGACAGTTTTAGATTATATCAATGATCATGATGAACTTGCTTATACAATTGGACAAGTTGAACTAGGTGCGACAGGATCTGTTCACATTAAAGGAGAGAGTCGATGA
- the purF gene encoding amidophosphoribosyltransferase: protein MSHEIKGINEECGVFGVWDHKDASQMTYYGLHSLQHRGQEGAGIVSLENNRLHGHRGLGLLHEVFANPDLLANLKGHSAIGHVRYGTSGEGDIINIQPFLFRFYDGDVALAHNGNLINAKTLRKELEEDGAIFHSNSDTEILMHLIRRSNKETFIDKLSEALNTVKGGFAYLLLADNAMYAALDPNAFRPLSIGRMNSGAYVVTSETCALDTIGATFVRDVEPGEIIEISDNGLKSYRYTDETMYSICSMEYIYFARPDSNIKGINVHSARKRMGKTLAKEHPVEADMVIGVPNSSLSAASGYAEASSIPYEMGLVKNQYVARTFIQPTQELREEGVRLKLSAVRGVVEGKRVILVDDSIVRGTTSKRIVRLLKEAGAKEVHVRISSPPLAYPCFYGIDIQTKEELIAANYSTEKIREIIEADSLEFLTEEGLINSIGLKLDAPYNGLCMAYFNGDYPTPLYDYEYRENKED from the coding sequence ATGTCTCATGAAATAAAAGGGATTAATGAAGAATGTGGTGTGTTTGGAGTATGGGATCATAAAGATGCCAGTCAAATGACTTATTATGGCTTACATAGTTTACAACATAGAGGACAAGAGGGTGCGGGGATTGTGTCATTAGAAAACAATCGTCTGCATGGTCATCGAGGATTAGGGCTGTTACATGAAGTGTTTGCTAACCCAGATTTATTAGCTAATTTAAAAGGGCATTCTGCTATTGGACACGTTCGTTACGGCACAAGTGGTGAGGGAGATATTATTAATATCCAACCCTTTTTATTTCGTTTTTATGATGGAGATGTAGCATTAGCACATAATGGAAATTTGATTAATGCGAAAACATTACGTAAAGAACTAGAAGAAGATGGGGCTATTTTTCATTCGAATTCCGATACAGAAATCTTGATGCATTTAATTCGTCGTAGCAACAAAGAAACATTTATTGATAAGTTGTCTGAAGCATTAAATACTGTGAAAGGTGGCTTTGCTTATTTATTATTAGCAGATAATGCCATGTATGCAGCGCTTGATCCAAATGCTTTTCGTCCTTTATCTATTGGTCGTATGAATAGTGGTGCTTACGTCGTAACAAGTGAAACGTGTGCTTTAGATACAATTGGGGCAACGTTTGTCAGAGATGTCGAACCTGGTGAAATTATTGAGATTAGCGATAACGGATTAAAAAGCTATCGTTACACTGATGAGACGATGTATTCAATTTGTTCAATGGAGTACATTTACTTTGCACGACCTGATTCAAACATCAAAGGAATTAATGTTCACTCTGCTCGTAAACGCATGGGAAAAACATTAGCTAAAGAACATCCTGTTGAAGCAGATATGGTCATTGGTGTGCCTAATAGTTCTCTTTCAGCGGCTAGTGGGTATGCTGAAGCAAGTTCTATTCCTTATGAAATGGGATTAGTAAAAAACCAATATGTCGCTAGAACGTTTATCCAACCAACACAAGAACTGCGAGAAGAAGGTGTTCGATTAAAACTATCTGCTGTTCGTGGTGTTGTGGAAGGAAAACGTGTGATTTTAGTGGATGATTCAATCGTTCGTGGGACAACCTCAAAACGTATTGTTCGTTTGTTAAAAGAGGCTGGTGCAAAAGAAGTTCATGTTAGAATTTCATCACCTCCATTAGCATATCCATGTTTTTATGGGATTGATATTCAAACAAAAGAAGAGTTGATCGCTGCTAATTATTCAACCGAAAAAATCAGAGAAATCATTGAAGCTGATTCGTTAGAATTTTTAACAGAAGAAGGTTTGATTAATTCTATAGGATTAAAGTTAGATGCCCCTTATAACGGGTTATGTATGGCGTATTTCAATGGTGATTATCCAACACCTTTATATGATTATGAATACAGAGAAAACAAGGAGGACTAG